In one window of Coralliovum pocilloporae DNA:
- a CDS encoding DegT/DnrJ/EryC1/StrS family aminotransferase codes for MTDGPVTSVPFLEPRKAYLELKEDIDQAIERVLLSGQYIGGRELETFEQAFAAYSDAEFCVGVGNGLDALRLALLALDIGQGDEVIVPVHTFVATWLGVDQVGAKVVPVSCSEDYTIDPVAIEAAITSRTKAIMPVHLYGQACDLDAIQNIARKHDLHVIEDAAQCQGVRSDSGRRIGGISAVTCWSFYPGKNLGALGDGGAVTTDDKNIADRIRELGNYGSRQKYVHNELGVNSRLDPLQAAILTEKLKVLDDWNQRRKALAQRYLDGLRDTPGLDLPVVNRDHVWHLFPVRLDQTLRDRNTFLDQLHSNGVNTVIHYPILPCDQQCYQGRTDWSDRFHTERRWTETLFSLPISPHHTNEDIDFVIRQIKATFQRSS; via the coding sequence ATGACTGACGGACCGGTCACATCTGTTCCCTTTCTGGAACCAAGAAAAGCCTATCTTGAGCTGAAAGAAGACATCGATCAGGCCATAGAACGTGTTCTTCTGTCGGGGCAGTATATCGGTGGCCGGGAGCTTGAAACCTTCGAGCAGGCCTTTGCCGCCTATTCTGATGCGGAGTTCTGTGTCGGCGTCGGTAATGGTCTTGATGCGCTGAGACTGGCTCTCCTTGCGCTCGATATCGGTCAGGGCGACGAAGTCATCGTACCAGTCCATACATTCGTCGCCACATGGCTTGGTGTCGATCAGGTGGGTGCAAAGGTCGTGCCCGTATCCTGCTCTGAGGACTACACAATCGATCCTGTAGCAATTGAGGCCGCGATTACCTCGCGAACCAAAGCCATCATGCCGGTCCATCTCTACGGACAGGCCTGCGATCTGGACGCAATTCAGAATATCGCCCGCAAACATGACCTTCATGTCATTGAGGATGCGGCACAATGCCAGGGTGTCCGTTCAGACAGCGGACGCCGCATCGGCGGGATCAGCGCCGTGACATGCTGGAGTTTCTATCCAGGCAAGAACCTTGGAGCGCTGGGAGATGGCGGTGCTGTCACCACCGATGACAAGAATATCGCCGATCGTATCCGTGAACTTGGAAACTATGGCTCCAGGCAGAAATATGTTCACAATGAGCTGGGAGTTAACTCACGGCTGGACCCGCTGCAGGCCGCAATCCTGACGGAAAAACTCAAAGTCCTGGACGACTGGAATCAAAGGCGCAAGGCCCTGGCCCAACGCTATCTGGACGGCCTAAGAGACACGCCAGGGCTCGATCTGCCTGTGGTCAACCGCGATCATGTCTGGCATCTGTTCCCGGTTCGGCTGGATCAGACGCTTCGGGATCGAAACACATTTCTGGATCAGCTCCACAGTAACGGGGTCAACACTGTCATTCACTACCCCATCCTGCCCTGCGACCAGCAATGCTATCAGGGCCGCACGGATTGGAGCGACCGGTTCCATACTGAACGGCGCTGGACGGAAACTCTGTTTTCCCTGCCTATTTCTCCACATCACACAAACGAAGACATTGATTTTGTCATTCGGCAGATCAAGGCGACTTTCCAACGCTCATCCTGA
- the mmsB gene encoding 3-hydroxyisobutyrate dehydrogenase — MATIGFIGLGNMGGPMAANLVKAGHTVKGFDLAEDALATARANGIEIVATAKDIAAEAELVVTMLPAGKHVLSVYTGPDGLLSAAAPGTVFIDSSTIDVASARAVHQAASDADMLMLDAPVSGGVGGASAGTLTFMAGGPSEAFDRARPILEIMGQKIVHCGDAGAGQAAKICNNMILGISMIAACEGFALAEKLGLDKQALFDVASTSSGQCWSINTYCPVPGPVPASPANRDYEPGFATALMLKDLKLAQDAAQDVGAATPMGAQAAQLYSLFDAAGHGGTDFSGIIRFLRGDLVD, encoded by the coding sequence ATGGCGACCATCGGATTTATCGGACTTGGAAATATGGGCGGCCCGATGGCGGCCAATCTGGTCAAGGCCGGACATACGGTTAAAGGGTTCGATCTTGCTGAGGACGCGCTTGCTACGGCGCGCGCTAATGGGATTGAGATTGTGGCGACCGCCAAGGACATTGCTGCGGAAGCCGAGCTCGTGGTGACCATGCTGCCCGCGGGAAAACACGTTCTGTCTGTTTATACAGGGCCTGATGGTTTGCTGTCCGCTGCTGCTCCGGGCACTGTCTTTATCGATTCATCCACGATTGATGTGGCTTCGGCCCGTGCTGTTCATCAGGCTGCGTCTGACGCGGATATGCTGATGCTGGATGCACCGGTCTCGGGCGGTGTCGGTGGTGCTTCCGCAGGGACCCTGACCTTTATGGCGGGCGGGCCTTCAGAAGCATTTGACCGTGCCAGACCGATTCTCGAGATCATGGGACAGAAGATTGTTCATTGCGGTGATGCAGGGGCGGGACAGGCTGCCAAGATCTGCAACAATATGATCCTTGGTATTTCCATGATTGCAGCCTGTGAGGGGTTTGCTCTGGCCGAGAAGCTGGGTCTGGATAAACAGGCTCTGTTTGATGTAGCGTCCACCTCATCCGGTCAGTGCTGGTCAATCAATACCTATTGTCCTGTTCCGGGCCCGGTCCCGGCCAGCCCCGCAAATCGTGACTATGAACCGGGTTTTGCCACAGCTCTGATGTTGAAAGATCTGAAGCTGGCCCAGGATGCAGCCCAGGATGTCGGTGCGGCCACACCGATGGGCGCTCAGGCGGCACAGCTCTACAGCCTGTTTGATGCCGCCGGCCATGGTGGGACTGACTTCTCCGGTATTATCCGCTTTTTGCGCGGAGATCTGGTTGACTGA
- a CDS encoding virulence factor — protein MAQSTIVYWRDIPTQVIVGAGRKKVKRELANRFMVAVDSCAMKSGADGTDDYLADWRRGEPQPCGDDLEAEADALAAKLEEDYPTSRLKALIEAGGKDNG, from the coding sequence ATGGCACAAAGCACGATCGTGTATTGGCGTGATATCCCGACCCAGGTGATTGTCGGCGCAGGTCGGAAGAAGGTCAAACGCGAATTGGCAAACCGTTTCATGGTCGCCGTCGATTCCTGCGCCATGAAATCCGGCGCGGACGGAACAGACGACTACCTGGCGGACTGGCGTCGGGGCGAACCTCAGCCTTGCGGTGATGATCTGGAAGCTGAAGCAGATGCACTCGCAGCGAAACTTGAAGAAGACTATCCAACAAGCCGCCTCAAGGCTCTGATTGAGGCCGGAGGAAAAGACAATGGCTAA
- the galE gene encoding UDP-glucose 4-epimerase GalE — translation MSVLITGGCGYIGSHMVWELHDSGESVVVIDNLSTGFDWVLPKDVPLVVGDIGDQALVGQVIRDHGVNAIIHFAGSIVVPDSVTDPLGYYFNNTVKSRGLIEEAVSAGVNSFIFSSTAAVYGIPDTDSPIAEDMPLQPISPYGSSKLMTEIMLRDAAFAYPDFNYTALRYFNVAGADPKGRAGQSTPRATHLIKVANQTALGDRSHMDVFGTDYNTPDGTCVRDYIHVSDLAKAHALALARLRDGGDSLVANCGYGHGYSVLQVLEAVKRASGVDFAVNYVDRRAGDPPSLVANSERAGSVLGWEPSHADLDLIVETALSWERMLLQKHT, via the coding sequence ATGTCTGTCTTGATTACGGGCGGCTGCGGATACATTGGCAGCCATATGGTCTGGGAACTGCATGATTCCGGTGAGTCCGTTGTGGTCATTGACAATCTTTCGACCGGGTTTGACTGGGTTCTGCCGAAAGATGTGCCGCTGGTCGTGGGAGACATCGGAGACCAGGCTCTGGTCGGGCAGGTGATCAGGGATCATGGTGTTAATGCGATCATTCATTTTGCCGGCTCTATCGTGGTGCCGGATTCCGTCACTGATCCGCTGGGCTATTATTTCAACAATACGGTCAAGTCGCGCGGCCTGATCGAAGAGGCGGTGTCAGCGGGGGTGAACAGCTTCATTTTCTCTTCAACCGCAGCAGTCTACGGCATTCCGGATACGGACAGCCCCATTGCTGAAGACATGCCCCTGCAGCCGATTTCTCCCTATGGCTCATCGAAGCTGATGACGGAGATCATGCTGCGAGATGCGGCTTTTGCTTATCCGGATTTCAATTATACGGCTTTGCGTTATTTCAATGTGGCCGGTGCCGATCCCAAGGGGCGGGCTGGTCAGTCAACGCCCCGTGCAACGCATCTGATCAAGGTGGCCAATCAGACGGCGTTGGGCGACCGTTCTCATATGGATGTGTTCGGTACCGACTATAACACGCCTGATGGAACCTGCGTTCGCGATTACATCCATGTCAGTGATCTGGCTAAGGCTCATGCGCTTGCGCTTGCGCGCTTGCGTGATGGTGGAGACAGTCTGGTCGCCAATTGCGGTTATGGGCACGGCTATTCCGTTCTGCAGGTTCTGGAGGCTGTCAAACGAGCGTCAGGCGTGGATTTTGCCGTGAACTATGTGGATCGTCGTGCCGGTGATCCACCGAGCCTTGTGGCCAATTCAGAACGTGCCGGATCTGTGCTTGGCTGGGAGCCGAGCCACGCAGACCTTGACCTCATTGTCGAGACTGCATTGAGTTGGGAACGTATGCTTCTTCAAAAACATACATAG
- a CDS encoding GNAT family N-acetyltransferase: MILRDDKLVGVLPAAKHPSDPTTVISHPGSSYGGILHDGYLSGEIMVTTLQAICDHYQAAGCKELIYKAVPSFYHRSPAMDDSYALFRLGADRYRVDLSVTIDLDNRRPIGSRRKRGVKKAVKAGLEIQTGAHLLPAYWDVVTANLADRHDTRPVHTLDEIQMLADRFPDTISCTCALKDGVICGGLVNFLSPMVMHSQYIASTAAGRDCNALDMVFEHCILSAREAGLRYFDFGICTEDNGTYLNAPLYTYKHEFGSGATVHEFYRLTF; encoded by the coding sequence ATGATCCTCCGCGATGACAAGCTTGTCGGAGTCCTTCCGGCAGCGAAACATCCCTCTGATCCCACAACAGTGATCAGTCACCCCGGAAGCTCTTATGGGGGCATTCTCCATGACGGTTATCTGTCAGGCGAGATCATGGTGACCACACTTCAGGCCATCTGTGATCACTATCAAGCGGCTGGCTGTAAAGAGCTGATCTACAAGGCCGTTCCATCATTCTATCACCGGTCTCCAGCCATGGATGACAGCTATGCTCTCTTTCGCCTGGGAGCAGACCGCTATCGTGTTGATCTCAGCGTAACGATTGACCTGGATAATCGCCGCCCGATTGGCTCCAGACGCAAGCGTGGCGTCAAAAAGGCTGTTAAGGCTGGCCTGGAGATTCAGACCGGTGCTCACCTCCTTCCGGCCTATTGGGATGTTGTCACAGCAAATCTCGCCGACAGGCATGACACCAGACCAGTCCACACACTGGATGAAATCCAGATGCTGGCAGATCGCTTTCCCGATACGATTTCCTGCACCTGCGCCCTTAAAGACGGCGTAATCTGTGGCGGTCTGGTCAACTTCCTGAGCCCCATGGTCATGCACAGCCAGTACATTGCATCCACGGCAGCCGGTCGTGACTGTAATGCTCTGGATATGGTCTTCGAACATTGCATTCTAAGCGCCCGGGAAGCCGGTTTGAGATATTTTGACTTCGGTATCTGCACCGAGGACAATGGCACCTATCTCAACGCTCCGCTCTATACCTACAAACACGAATTCGGCTCTGGTGCGACCGTGCATGAATTCTACCGGCTCACATTCTGA
- the rfbB gene encoding dTDP-glucose 4,6-dehydratase, whose amino-acid sequence MRFLITGGAGFIGSAVCRRLASNPAYRVVNLDKLTYAGNLSSLRSLDNCDTYRFVQGDITDRSLVEELLFEEEIDVLMHLAAESHVDRSIEGPADFIETNIVGTFQLLQAARTYYDTLTGERRERFRFHHVSTDEVFGDLPYDDSLFREDSPYAPSSPYSASKASSDHLVRAWHETYKLPVVLSNCSNNFGPFQYPEKFIPVIILNALDGQSIPVYGNGENVRDWLFVDDHAKALEMVARDGRLGESYNIGGDGERRNLDVVHAICTCLDKVRPREDGTSYTDQIRFVTDRPGHDRRYAIDASKIKSELGWQAEQTFETGLQETINWYLENPWWWSPLRG is encoded by the coding sequence ATGCGTTTTCTTATTACCGGCGGGGCCGGCTTTATCGGATCAGCAGTCTGCCGCAGACTGGCGTCAAACCCCGCCTATCGGGTCGTCAATCTCGACAAGCTCACCTATGCCGGTAATCTCAGCTCGCTGCGCTCGCTTGACAACTGCGACACCTACCGTTTCGTTCAAGGTGACATTACTGACAGATCGCTCGTGGAAGAGCTCCTCTTTGAAGAAGAGATCGATGTCCTTATGCACCTCGCCGCGGAAAGCCATGTAGACCGGTCAATTGAAGGGCCTGCAGATTTCATCGAAACCAATATTGTTGGCACCTTTCAGCTTCTTCAGGCAGCGCGGACCTATTACGATACGTTGACGGGCGAGCGACGTGAACGCTTTAGATTCCATCATGTCTCCACAGATGAAGTGTTTGGTGATCTGCCCTATGACGACAGTCTGTTCCGGGAAGACAGTCCCTATGCACCATCTTCACCGTATTCAGCTTCAAAGGCATCATCAGATCATCTGGTCCGGGCATGGCATGAAACCTACAAACTGCCTGTTGTCCTCTCAAACTGTTCTAACAATTTCGGGCCCTTCCAATATCCGGAAAAGTTCATTCCCGTTATCATTCTGAATGCCCTCGACGGGCAATCAATCCCTGTTTACGGCAATGGCGAGAATGTCCGGGACTGGCTGTTCGTTGATGATCACGCAAAGGCGCTTGAGATGGTTGCCCGGGATGGACGGCTTGGCGAAAGCTACAATATCGGAGGGGATGGCGAGCGCCGCAATCTTGACGTTGTTCATGCCATATGTACCTGCCTCGATAAGGTGAGACCTCGGGAAGACGGAACATCCTATACAGATCAGATTCGCTTTGTGACAGACAGGCCCGGTCATGACAGGCGCTATGCAATTGATGCCAGCAAGATTAAATCCGAACTCGGATGGCAAGCAGAGCAGACATTTGAGACAGGCTTACAGGAAACCATCAACTGGTACCTGGAGAACCCCTGGTGGTGGTCTCCGCTTCGAGGCTGA
- a CDS encoding xanthine dehydrogenase family protein molybdopterin-binding subunit — MTVVNAKFGVGAPVRRLEDPALLTGQGRFVDDVAPDNCLHAYVLRSPVAHARFRLDGLKEARSAPGVHLVLTADDLDGLSPLLCTALAPQVDRSPIDVPPYDILCRDIVRHVGDALAFIVAETKLQARDASELIEFDFDDMDAVVDVDAALQSDAPCIWAGRETNLAFESGLGDPTATDEAFAGAHQVARLEIVNNRLVTNYMETRGIVAEYDADTDQFTATLGTQGVHNIRILLSRVMGIDKTQLRVITPDVGGGFGTKAVMYREYPLSLFAARALGRPVKWVGERTEHFLGCAQGRDNLATAELALDGEGHFLGLRIDLRANMGAYLSQLAPIVPWIGISMSTGVYDIPALHVRLRGVFTNTVPVDAYRGAGRPEAAYLIERLVDEAARVAGLDPREIRRRNFIQPEALPYKTQGGRTYDTGEFSAHLEQTCNGADWDGFTARREQSRAQGKYRGIGLATYVEACAFAGSEEAQIRLERGGNFTILIGTQSNGQGHATAYAQVAAAHFGLSPDRFRVVQGDTAQIRRGGGTGGSRSIPLGAVSVDEAGKALVEKLKTLASDMLEASVSDLDVSDGEIRIVGTDRSVSLAEIAAKAETPDELLGVGEFKQTDATYPNGTHVCEVEIDPATGHTEVLRYTIVDDFGVVVNPLLLAGQVHGGVVQGIGQALYEHVVYDETGQLLTASLMDYALPKAADLPMIDFETRNIPSTINAMGIKGAGEAGTIGACPAVMNAVIDALSDGCGITDFHMPATPGRVWEAIREATQ; from the coding sequence ATGACCGTTGTGAACGCGAAATTTGGAGTAGGGGCGCCGGTCCGGCGCCTTGAAGATCCGGCTTTGCTGACCGGGCAGGGCCGGTTTGTAGATGATGTTGCACCGGATAATTGTCTGCATGCCTATGTTCTTCGGTCTCCCGTCGCGCATGCCCGGTTCCGCCTGGACGGTCTTAAAGAGGCCCGGTCCGCGCCGGGCGTCCATCTTGTCTTGACCGCTGATGACCTGGATGGCCTGTCCCCACTGTTGTGCACAGCGCTTGCACCCCAGGTCGACAGGTCGCCTATTGATGTGCCTCCCTATGACATTCTGTGCCGGGATATTGTTCGCCATGTCGGGGACGCTCTGGCCTTTATTGTGGCTGAGACGAAACTTCAGGCAAGGGATGCGTCCGAGCTGATCGAATTTGATTTTGACGACATGGACGCCGTGGTTGATGTGGACGCGGCTCTCCAGTCTGATGCCCCGTGCATCTGGGCCGGTCGCGAGACGAATCTGGCGTTTGAATCCGGTCTTGGTGACCCGACCGCGACAGATGAGGCGTTTGCAGGAGCTCATCAGGTCGCCAGGCTGGAGATTGTCAACAACCGGCTTGTCACCAACTATATGGAAACCCGGGGTATTGTCGCAGAATATGATGCTGACACGGATCAGTTTACGGCCACGCTCGGAACCCAGGGCGTCCATAACATCCGTATCCTTCTCTCCCGTGTTATGGGTATCGACAAGACACAGCTCCGGGTCATTACGCCAGATGTCGGTGGTGGCTTCGGCACCAAGGCGGTGATGTATCGTGAATATCCGCTGTCCCTTTTTGCTGCCCGTGCACTTGGTCGCCCGGTCAAATGGGTTGGAGAGAGAACGGAGCATTTCCTTGGCTGTGCGCAGGGTCGGGACAATCTGGCAACAGCTGAACTTGCGCTTGATGGAGAGGGGCACTTTCTGGGGCTGCGCATTGACCTGCGCGCCAATATGGGGGCTTATCTTTCGCAGCTTGCACCGATTGTGCCGTGGATTGGTATTTCCATGTCGACGGGGGTTTATGACATTCCTGCCCTGCATGTGCGGCTGCGTGGTGTCTTTACCAACACGGTACCTGTCGATGCCTATCGCGGAGCAGGGAGACCGGAGGCAGCCTACCTGATCGAGCGGCTGGTTGATGAGGCAGCCCGTGTGGCAGGGCTGGACCCCAGGGAGATACGCAGGCGAAATTTCATTCAGCCCGAGGCCTTGCCTTATAAAACGCAAGGTGGCCGAACCTATGATACAGGCGAATTTTCCGCCCATCTTGAGCAAACCTGCAACGGTGCTGACTGGGATGGTTTTACTGCACGGCGTGAGCAGTCCAGAGCGCAAGGGAAATACCGGGGCATCGGGCTTGCGACCTATGTTGAAGCCTGTGCCTTTGCCGGATCGGAAGAAGCGCAGATCCGGCTGGAGCGGGGTGGGAACTTCACCATTCTGATCGGCACTCAGTCCAACGGGCAGGGGCATGCAACCGCCTATGCCCAGGTCGCCGCAGCGCATTTCGGCCTCTCACCGGACCGGTTCCGAGTGGTCCAGGGTGACACGGCTCAGATCCGCCGTGGTGGGGGCACAGGCGGTTCCAGATCCATTCCGCTGGGGGCTGTGTCTGTCGATGAAGCGGGGAAAGCTCTGGTTGAGAAGCTCAAGACGCTCGCATCTGACATGCTGGAAGCGTCTGTCAGCGATCTGGATGTATCAGATGGTGAGATCCGTATCGTGGGGACGGATCGGTCTGTTTCGCTGGCCGAGATTGCCGCAAAGGCTGAGACTCCGGATGAGTTGCTGGGTGTGGGTGAGTTCAAGCAAACCGACGCGACCTATCCGAATGGCACCCATGTCTGCGAAGTCGAGATAGACCCGGCAACCGGACACACAGAGGTTTTGCGTTATACGATTGTGGATGACTTTGGTGTTGTGGTGAACCCGCTTCTTCTTGCCGGGCAGGTTCACGGTGGTGTTGTGCAGGGTATCGGCCAGGCACTTTATGAACATGTGGTCTATGACGAGACCGGTCAGCTTCTGACGGCCTCCCTGATGGACTATGCCCTGCCGAAAGCCGCAGATCTGCCAATGATCGATTTTGAAACGCGCAACATCCCTTCAACCATCAATGCGATGGGTATCAAGGGAGCAGGGGAAGCCGGAACGATCGGTGCATGCCCGGCTGTCATGAACGCTGTCATCGATGCCTTGTCAGATGGTTGTGGCATTACGGACTTCCATATGCCGGCAACGCCGGGGCGCGTCTGGGAAGCGATCCGGGAGGCTACACAGTAA
- a CDS encoding DUF1638 domain-containing protein: MILACGALAREILALIKQDALSHVTLHCLPAILHNSPEKIPDAVRASIREHRSGYDRILIGYGDCGTGGLLDKVLEEEGAERIGGPHCYAFFTGLDEFAEREDDYMQAFFLTDFLARHFDAFVTKPLGLDRFPELRDMYFGHYQKVVYLAQTHDAELERQAREGAEKLGLDFEIRFTGYGDLAPFVTSP, translated from the coding sequence TTGATCCTGGCCTGCGGAGCCCTTGCGCGGGAAATTCTCGCCCTGATCAAGCAAGACGCTCTCTCCCACGTTACTCTTCACTGCCTCCCCGCTATATTGCACAACAGTCCGGAAAAGATTCCGGATGCTGTACGCGCATCCATTCGCGAACACAGGTCAGGCTATGACCGTATTCTTATCGGATACGGGGATTGCGGTACTGGTGGCCTGCTCGACAAGGTGCTTGAGGAAGAAGGGGCAGAACGGATCGGCGGGCCTCACTGCTATGCCTTCTTTACCGGCCTTGACGAGTTTGCCGAGCGTGAAGATGATTACATGCAGGCTTTCTTTCTGACCGATTTTCTGGCCCGGCACTTCGATGCCTTCGTCACCAAGCCCCTCGGCCTGGACCGCTTCCCGGAACTGAGGGACATGTATTTCGGGCACTACCAGAAAGTCGTTTATCTGGCCCAGACTCATGACGCCGAGCTGGAGCGGCAGGCCCGTGAAGGAGCCGAGAAACTGGGTCTGGACTTCGAGATTCGCTTCACTGGCTATGGCGATCTGGCACCTTTCGTAACCAGCCCATAA
- a CDS encoding methylenetetrahydrofolate reductase, with protein MANLNTNGKIRSSIEVSPKQAIEKEEIYDAIPRGERVYITDIGTASEDMIIAAAKKVTDKGFVAVPHFPARRFQSHSAFETRIKTMTQECGVTSLLTIAGEADKPGPFKSTIDLFETGLFDECGIKSIAVAGHPEGAPDIKPDVIKEFLQRKNEIASNSDADFVIATQFGFDPERVIAWLDEIQSWGNTFPVHIGIAGPAKMTTLVKYAGIAGVSNSMNFLKKRGGALLTMLTSYNPDDVVAPLEKYLAANPDSPLAQMHVYPFGGVAKCAEWLYERGTWENNAAAA; from the coding sequence ATGGCTAATCTGAACACAAACGGCAAGATCCGGTCCTCCATCGAGGTCAGCCCTAAGCAGGCGATCGAGAAAGAAGAGATCTACGATGCAATCCCCAGAGGAGAGCGCGTCTACATCACAGATATTGGTACAGCTTCCGAAGACATGATCATCGCGGCCGCCAAGAAAGTGACTGACAAGGGTTTCGTCGCCGTACCGCATTTCCCGGCTCGCCGGTTCCAGAGCCACAGCGCTTTTGAAACCCGCATCAAGACCATGACCCAGGAATGCGGTGTGACCAGCCTTCTCACCATTGCTGGTGAAGCCGATAAGCCGGGCCCGTTCAAGTCAACGATCGACCTGTTCGAGACCGGTCTGTTCGACGAATGTGGCATCAAGAGCATTGCTGTTGCCGGTCACCCGGAAGGCGCACCGGACATCAAACCGGACGTCATCAAGGAATTCCTTCAGCGTAAAAACGAGATCGCCAGCAACAGCGATGCGGATTTTGTTATCGCAACGCAGTTTGGTTTCGATCCGGAACGTGTTATTGCGTGGCTTGATGAAATTCAGTCCTGGGGCAACACCTTCCCGGTTCATATCGGCATTGCCGGACCGGCCAAGATGACCACCCTTGTGAAATATGCCGGTATTGCCGGTGTTTCAAACTCCATGAATTTCCTCAAGAAGCGCGGCGGTGCTCTTCTCACCATGCTGACATCCTACAATCCGGATGACGTGGTCGCCCCGCTTGAGAAATATCTCGCAGCCAACCCGGACTCTCCGTTGGCGCAGATGCATGTGTATCCGTTCGGTGGCGTTGCAAAATGCGCTGAGTGGCTTTACGAACGTGGCACCTGGGAAAACAACGCAGCAGCGGCCTGA
- a CDS encoding sugar 3,4-ketoisomerase gives MTDCESKKAYLIELKTHTDSRGNLSVGQIGDDWDFEIRRVYYQHGLKEDKQRGNHAHKALHQVMIVVSGSCTVLTDDGKNPAETWHLDTPTKALRIKPGVWRVLENFSEDAVVLVLASEVYDPDDYIHDYDAFRAYISEQNED, from the coding sequence ATGACAGATTGCGAAAGCAAAAAAGCCTATCTCATTGAGCTTAAAACCCACACGGACAGTCGTGGGAACCTCAGCGTCGGCCAGATCGGAGATGACTGGGATTTCGAGATTCGCCGGGTCTACTATCAGCACGGTCTTAAAGAAGACAAGCAGCGCGGTAATCACGCACACAAAGCCCTGCATCAGGTTATGATTGTCGTCTCAGGCTCCTGCACGGTCCTCACAGATGACGGGAAAAATCCAGCAGAAACATGGCACCTCGACACCCCGACCAAGGCTCTTCGGATCAAACCTGGTGTCTGGAGAGTGCTCGAGAATTTCTCCGAAGATGCAGTCGTCCTGGTTCTCGCATCCGAAGTCTATGACCCTGATGACTACATTCACGACTATGATGCTTTTCGCGCATACATTTCCGAACAGAATGAGGACTAA
- a CDS encoding corrinoid protein, translating to MSEEEDLDLRELPDDELVEQMHDDLYDGLKDEVEEGTQILLERGWTPYKVLTEALVEGMRIVGVDFRDGILFVPEVLMSANAMKAGMTILRPLLAETGAQKVGTMVIGTVKGDIHDIGKNLVSMMMEGAGFDVIDIGINNPVENYLEALEEHKPDLLGMSALLTTTMPYMKVVIDALKENGIRDDYAVLVGGAPLNEEFSEAIGADAYCRDAAVAVETAKEFMARKHNKAGAAG from the coding sequence ATGTCCGAAGAGGAAGATCTCGACCTGCGTGAATTGCCCGATGATGAACTTGTCGAGCAAATGCACGATGATCTGTATGACGGTCTGAAAGATGAAGTCGAAGAAGGAACCCAGATCCTTCTCGAGCGTGGATGGACACCTTACAAAGTCCTGACCGAAGCGCTTGTTGAAGGCATGCGCATCGTTGGTGTGGATTTCCGTGATGGCATTCTGTTCGTTCCGGAAGTTCTGATGTCAGCCAATGCCATGAAGGCAGGCATGACCATCCTGCGTCCGCTGCTCGCCGAGACCGGCGCACAGAAGGTCGGCACGATGGTGATCGGCACCGTAAAGGGTGACATTCATGACATCGGCAAAAACCTCGTTTCCATGATGATGGAAGGCGCAGGCTTCGATGTGATCGATATCGGCATCAACAACCCTGTCGAGAACTACCTGGAAGCGCTCGAAGAGCACAAGCCGGACCTTCTTGGCATGTCTGCCCTGCTGACAACAACAATGCCGTACATGAAGGTCGTCATCGATGCCCTTAAAGAAAACGGCATCCGTGATGACTACGCGGTTCTCGTTGGCGGCGCTCCGCTGAACGAAGAGTTCTCTGAAGCTATCGGCGCAGACGCCTATTGCCGCGACGCTGCCGTTGCTGTGGAAACCGCTAAGGAATTCATGGCACGCAAGCACAACAAAGCCGGTGCCGCAGGATAA